The proteins below are encoded in one region of Arthrobacter sp. CJ23:
- a CDS encoding phage tail protein: MSEPFIGEIRLVGFNFEPRGWAYCNGQLLSISQNTALFSLLGTMYGGNGQSTFALPDLRGRAALHSGQGPGLSSYVQGETLGQETTQLLASNLPPHTHGGAFASTAETTDRPAAGMAPAPGGSYGPPDSGVSLAPTQAAGSGLPFENIQPSLVLNYVIALEGIFPSRN; the protein is encoded by the coding sequence ATGAGTGAACCGTTCATCGGAGAAATCCGGCTTGTTGGATTCAACTTCGAGCCGCGCGGCTGGGCGTACTGCAATGGCCAACTCCTGTCGATCTCACAGAACACGGCGCTCTTTTCCCTGCTCGGTACTATGTACGGCGGGAACGGGCAATCCACTTTTGCCCTCCCCGACTTGCGGGGCCGTGCGGCGTTGCATTCCGGTCAGGGTCCCGGGCTGTCCAGTTATGTGCAAGGCGAGACCTTGGGACAGGAAACCACTCAGCTGTTGGCCTCAAACCTGCCGCCGCACACCCATGGCGGAGCATTCGCTTCCACGGCTGAAACAACGGACCGTCCCGCAGCGGGAATGGCACCTGCTCCGGGCGGCTCATACGGCCCCCCGGACTCGGGCGTGAGCCTGGCGCCGACGCAGGCTGCCGGTTCAGGGCTACCGTTCGAGAACATCCAACCTTCCCTGGTGCTCAACTACGTGATTGCTCTGGAAGGCATCTTCCCATCGCGGAACTAG
- a CDS encoding nucleoside triphosphate pyrophosphatase, with protein sequence MTRLILASQSPARTKLLTEAGIHHEVLVSDVDEDAVQARYGVTDPHDTALLLARAKAEAVAALPEAEGALVIGCDSVFEFDGESHGKPYTAEVARERMLRMSGSKGTLHTGHWLVDCRDTEADFDETDDAEETAEGTGATLGAVSSADVHFAEMSEGDIDAYIATGEPLHCAGSFTIDGLGGAFIRKVDGDPHAVVGLSISTLRELLSHANVSITELWAANGSAAAAG encoded by the coding sequence GTGACCCGATTGATCCTGGCCTCCCAGTCCCCCGCCCGCACCAAGCTCCTCACGGAGGCAGGCATCCACCACGAAGTCCTGGTGTCCGATGTGGACGAGGACGCAGTCCAGGCGCGGTACGGCGTTACTGACCCGCACGACACCGCGCTGCTGCTGGCCCGGGCCAAGGCGGAGGCGGTCGCCGCCCTGCCGGAGGCCGAGGGCGCCCTGGTGATCGGTTGCGATTCCGTCTTCGAGTTCGACGGCGAATCCCACGGCAAGCCCTACACGGCTGAGGTGGCCCGGGAACGGATGCTGCGCATGAGCGGCTCCAAGGGCACCCTCCACACGGGTCACTGGCTTGTGGACTGCCGCGACACGGAAGCCGACTTTGACGAGACGGACGACGCCGAAGAAACGGCCGAGGGAACCGGCGCCACACTGGGGGCGGTCTCCAGCGCAGACGTCCATTTCGCCGAGATGAGCGAAGGCGACATCGATGCCTACATCGCCACGGGCGAACCGCTGCACTGCGCCGGCTCGTTCACGATCGACGGCCTGGGCGGGGCCTTCATCCGCAAGGTGGACGGCGACCCGCACGCCGTCGTCGGGCTCTCCATCTCCACCCTCCGCGAACTGCTCAGCCATGCGAACGTCAGCATCACGGAGCTGTGGGCCGCAAACGGTTCCGCAGCGGCCGCCGGGTAA